From one Candidatus Stygibacter australis genomic stretch:
- a CDS encoding CRISPR-associated endonuclease Cas3'' yields MLSHPAEEGYAEKLLIEHLENVSSLMVEEVRRHSLELIFSKPILIRLVEIIGLMHDFGKATTWFQEYLRGERKGSNYTHHSLISAIVTYNIVLHELEDGLLAYIAFQVVLRHHGNLSSFDISNDYINYRLLTEQFDNIKQYGLEVLSDLYSKHGLDTGYIRGIIVKKFSEIAEEFIDDYEELADGNEIELFFLTNYIFSLLIDNDKSDA; encoded by the coding sequence ATGCTATCTCATCCTGCAGAAGAAGGCTATGCTGAAAAGCTGTTAATCGAGCATTTGGAAAATGTAAGCAGTCTAATGGTTGAAGAAGTGAGAAGGCACAGCCTGGAATTAATTTTTTCAAAACCAATATTAATTAGACTGGTAGAAATAATTGGTTTAATGCATGATTTTGGCAAAGCAACTACCTGGTTTCAGGAATATCTACGCGGGGAAAGGAAAGGTTCCAACTATACGCATCACAGTTTGATATCAGCAATAGTAACATATAATATAGTTTTGCATGAGTTAGAAGATGGGTTGCTGGCATATATTGCCTTTCAAGTAGTATTACGTCATCATGGTAATTTGAGTTCCTTTGATATTAGCAATGATTATATAAATTACAGGTTATTAACAGAGCAGTTTGATAATATCAAGCAGTATGGTTTAGAGGTATTATCCGATCTATATAGCAAGCATGGATTAGATACTGGATATATAAGAGGGATTATAGTAAAAAAATTTAGTGAAATAGCAGAAGAATTTATAGATGATTATGAGGAATTAGCAGATGGGAACGAGATTGAGTTATTTTTTCTGACGAATTATATATTTTCATTGTTAATTGATAATGATAAAAGTGATGCTG
- the cas5 gene encoding CRISPR-associated protein Cas5 — translation MDNRIERIISFKLSGKFGHYSKFYTNSSSLSYLIPPRTAIIGMLASILKIPRDEYYDLMSEENLSISVQIPQGLVIRKQTHSLNNLHSKYYQLITSGKGKFQHSQCKIELLMGPPGGMIEYIIYIGGKSKNEMMRELEGALSVGNYGYGVYLGQRQFKAEISEIHLYKREEIEYLVTSDRVDTMCLKENISEMDLTSNIQLLTDQIPIDFRKIETRGLVGREPITVKDVIFEKTGQRLTGEFKNCYKIGGSIISFY, via the coding sequence ATGGATAATAGAATTGAAAGGATAATCTCTTTCAAGCTTTCAGGAAAATTTGGGCATTACAGCAAGTTTTACACTAATTCTTCATCTTTATCCTATCTAATTCCTCCACGCACTGCTATTATTGGCATGTTAGCTTCCATTCTCAAAATACCCAGAGACGAATATTATGATCTGATGTCAGAAGAAAATTTAAGCATTTCTGTTCAGATACCTCAAGGATTAGTGATTCGCAAACAGACTCATTCTTTGAATAATCTTCATAGCAAATACTATCAATTAATTACCTCGGGAAAGGGTAAGTTTCAGCATTCGCAGTGCAAGATTGAGTTATTAATGGGTCCTCCTGGAGGAATGATCGAATATATAATCTATATTGGTGGTAAATCTAAAAATGAGATGATGAGAGAACTTGAAGGAGCATTATCTGTTGGTAATTATGGATATGGTGTCTATTTAGGGCAGCGGCAATTCAAGGCAGAAATCAGTGAAATACACTTATATAAACGTGAAGAAATTGAATATCTGGTAACTTCTGATAGAGTAGATACCATGTGCTTGAAAGAGAATATTTCTGAGATGGACTTGACAAGTAATATTCAATTATTAACCGATCAAATACCAATTGATTTCAGGAAAATAGAGACGCGGGGTTTAGTAGGACGAGAGCCAATAACAGTAAAAGATGTGATATTTGAGAAAACAGGTCAACGACTGACAGGAGAATTCAAGAACTGTTATAAAATAGGCGGCAGCATAATATCATTTTATTAG
- the cas7b gene encoding type I-B CRISPR-associated protein Cas7/Csh2, translating to MKVERNSEILFIYDAKMTNPNGDMDNENKPRMDYDTDTNLVSDVRLKRYIRDYYETVKKQEIFVTNKAAKAEERGKQLKAKKMEYTDLIDVRLFGAVFASSGANTHLVGPVQFNWGYSLNPVEINESSTITSSFSSGEGVGKDFRVKYSLIAFNGSINAYTTDGTNLTQEDIAGFDEAIVKAIPLARTRSKIGQTPRLYIRVELSDKEKLLKDLREYLSLEYKIENKFNVRSTEDYQLAIGALTEYLKDHKLNKIIVWKDDKFQIKDWDEFQKEFEGKITELTI from the coding sequence ATGAAAGTTGAAAGAAATAGTGAGATATTATTTATCTACGATGCAAAGATGACTAATCCGAATGGTGACATGGATAATGAGAACAAACCTCGGATGGATTATGATACAGATACAAATCTGGTAAGTGATGTCAGGTTAAAGAGGTATATACGCGATTATTATGAAACAGTGAAAAAGCAGGAAATATTCGTAACAAATAAAGCTGCGAAAGCCGAAGAACGAGGGAAACAACTCAAGGCAAAAAAAATGGAATATACAGATTTAATAGATGTCAGGCTATTTGGGGCAGTATTCGCTTCCAGTGGAGCAAACACGCATTTAGTAGGACCGGTGCAGTTTAATTGGGGTTATTCTTTAAATCCAGTGGAGATAAATGAAAGTTCTACGATAACATCAAGCTTTAGTTCTGGCGAAGGAGTTGGCAAAGATTTCAGGGTAAAGTATTCATTAATAGCATTTAATGGCAGTATTAATGCCTATACTACAGATGGAACAAATTTGACTCAAGAGGATATTGCAGGATTTGATGAGGCAATAGTAAAAGCCATACCACTTGCGCGGACAAGATCAAAGATAGGTCAGACTCCCAGATTATATATTCGGGTAGAACTGAGTGATAAAGAAAAGTTACTTAAAGACTTGCGTGAATACCTAAGTTTGGAATATAAGATAGAGAACAAGTTCAATGTAAGAAGTACTGAGGATTATCAATTAGCTATTGGAGCTTTGACGGAGTATTTGAAAGATCACAAATTAAACAAAATAATTGTATGGAAGGATGATAAATTTCAAATAAAAGACTGGGATGAATTCCAGAAAGAGTTTGAAGGTAAAATCACAGAATTAACAATATAG
- a CDS encoding TM1802 family CRISPR-associated protein: MINSFRLLGHSVLEKAGYYNMSIEADKRKLLLDNLSKVPRAKTDKNEKALLGGRAICLNFDLEKGVFEFRLSEIELSRDHRESIFAFGLANPGDSKKFLMTNNLGTFISATFQGSIEYIKDKKSKKKSSKWFENNISNEYLLLLAKIFDEFYQNEEGISLDENKLEPAQRKVFGEIFGSEQSKCKPGKNPNTEDIYYRLLNKIFYNRESKSLDKFSSIYIVTFNGETILEYENGKYAADYINLCYYDLVKRFSIERGKGQKYCHICQSEKEIIQDIPLLMKFYGTTNPLNFENVSNTNAYKSFSICEDCLIEVLTGMKTVESDLRDYLFDMTVYLIPKDVGDNIDISLYKKIIEILKTTKRNYKDDINKLKAILKASNKKKLTFDIMFYYHPLGSQQFDILRLISNVELLSLLDKLAKFDSISEKYDLDLLEHKTGNNSLTLEDMRNYLFPSWYSEPKNPDYKVLGRKLVEFLDRFLCDRKSSYNELISNFVAIYKKRMHRDKMDNLSPFKMVLGLAVFNEINQIREGEAMKPGNAVTEINQEEYTDFFNTHAEIYGDNYYRQGLFLLGTIISRIKYAQRDKKSNILRKMNLTGMNVRRVPNFFNQVREFAEIYKKDLKYLRQDIWGNITDRLQNIENSGLKNDEVVFYILTGLSYQDYLGIKYGKEKREKGENKTREEEDES, translated from the coding sequence ATGATAAATAGTTTTAGATTATTGGGTCATAGTGTATTAGAGAAAGCTGGATATTATAATATGAGTATAGAAGCTGATAAACGAAAATTACTTTTAGATAATCTATCAAAAGTTCCCAGAGCAAAGACTGATAAAAATGAAAAGGCGTTACTCGGTGGCAGAGCTATCTGCTTAAATTTTGATCTTGAGAAAGGCGTTTTTGAATTCAGATTATCTGAAATAGAACTCTCTCGGGATCATCGGGAGAGTATATTTGCGTTTGGTCTCGCTAATCCAGGCGATAGTAAAAAGTTTCTAATGACGAATAATTTAGGAACTTTTATTAGTGCAACATTTCAAGGGTCAATTGAATATATAAAAGATAAAAAGAGTAAAAAGAAGTCATCTAAGTGGTTTGAGAATAATATCAGTAATGAGTATTTACTTCTTTTAGCCAAGATATTTGATGAATTTTATCAAAATGAAGAGGGAATATCTTTAGATGAAAATAAATTAGAGCCAGCTCAGAGGAAGGTATTTGGAGAAATATTTGGATCAGAACAGTCAAAGTGTAAGCCAGGCAAAAATCCAAATACTGAGGATATCTATTACAGGTTGCTGAACAAGATATTTTACAATCGGGAATCTAAGAGCCTTGATAAATTTTCTTCAATATATATTGTTACTTTTAATGGAGAAACTATCCTAGAATATGAAAATGGCAAATACGCAGCAGATTATATAAATCTCTGTTACTATGATTTAGTTAAAAGATTTTCAATTGAGAGGGGTAAGGGGCAGAAGTATTGTCATATCTGCCAAAGTGAAAAAGAAATAATCCAGGACATCCCTTTGTTAATGAAGTTTTATGGTACAACTAATCCCCTAAACTTTGAGAATGTTTCTAACACAAACGCTTATAAGTCGTTTTCCATCTGCGAAGATTGCCTTATAGAAGTACTTACGGGGATGAAGACAGTAGAGAGTGACTTGCGGGATTATTTATTTGATATGACGGTATATTTGATACCGAAAGATGTAGGTGATAATATCGATATATCTTTATATAAGAAAATAATCGAGATATTGAAAACAACAAAGCGAAATTATAAGGATGATATTAACAAGTTAAAGGCAATATTAAAAGCATCTAATAAAAAGAAATTAACTTTTGATATCATGTTTTATTATCATCCTTTAGGTTCTCAGCAGTTTGATATATTAAGGTTGATATCTAATGTAGAGCTATTATCTTTATTAGATAAATTAGCGAAATTTGATAGTATATCAGAGAAATATGATTTAGATTTGCTGGAACATAAAACTGGTAATAACAGCTTAACTTTAGAAGACATGAGAAATTACCTTTTTCCGTCCTGGTATTCAGAACCAAAGAATCCGGATTACAAAGTATTGGGTCGCAAATTAGTAGAGTTTCTGGATCGATTTTTATGTGACAGAAAATCGAGTTATAATGAATTGATCAGTAATTTTGTAGCAATTTATAAGAAAAGGATGCACCGAGATAAAATGGATAATTTATCACCATTCAAGATGGTTTTAGGATTAGCGGTGTTTAATGAGATCAATCAAATACGAGAAGGAGAAGCTATGAAGCCAGGTAATGCAGTAACGGAGATAAATCAGGAAGAATACACTGATTTTTTTAATACCCATGCAGAGATTTACGGAGATAATTACTATCGACAAGGTTTGTTTTTATTAGGAACAATAATATCCAGAATCAAATATGCTCAAAGAGATAAGAAATCTAATATACTGAGAAAGATGAATTTAACTGGAATGAATGTAAGGCGGGTACCGAATTTTTTTAATCAGGTAAGAGAGTTTGCGGAGATTTATAAAAAGGATTTAAAATATCTCAGACAAGATATCTGGGGAAACATCACAGACAGATTGCAAAATATAGAAAATTCTGGATTAAAGAATGACGAAGTAGTTTTTTATATATTAACAGGATTATCATATCAAGATTACCTGGGAATAAAGTATGGCAAAGAGAAAAGAGAAAAGGGTGAAAACAAAACAAGGGAGGAAGAAGATGAAAGTTGA
- a CDS encoding CRISPR-associated endonuclease Cas6, protein MIKLEFTTVGFNVSDLPKLRGFFSRHFSENIEFHNHLPDGSFSYKYPVIQYRVIKGHPALIGIKEGIELIKSLFFELDELIINERKYQLPEKEIMLKEQELGECEEFISYRFASPWMALNQDNYILYREKNKVEQQQFLKLLLRENLKSLCKGFGYWIEDIENVKVEGYFKEKLVNFKNRKMVCFTGEFTTNFKIPQYLGIGKQSARGFGVVERVEEEG, encoded by the coding sequence ATGATAAAACTTGAGTTTACAACAGTAGGGTTTAACGTTTCAGATTTGCCTAAGTTACGGGGGTTTTTCTCAAGACATTTTTCAGAAAATATTGAATTTCATAATCATCTTCCTGATGGCAGTTTTTCTTATAAATATCCTGTAATCCAATATCGCGTAATTAAAGGACATCCTGCCTTGATCGGAATTAAAGAGGGAATAGAATTGATAAAAAGCCTTTTCTTTGAACTTGATGAACTGATCATTAATGAGCGGAAATATCAATTACCTGAAAAAGAGATAATGCTGAAGGAGCAGGAACTGGGTGAATGTGAAGAATTTATCAGTTACCGGTTTGCTTCACCCTGGATGGCTCTAAATCAGGATAATTACATTTTATATCGCGAGAAGAACAAAGTAGAGCAGCAGCAATTCTTGAAATTACTTTTGCGGGAGAATTTAAAGTCATTATGTAAAGGTTTTGGTTATTGGATAGAAGACATCGAGAACGTGAAAGTTGAAGGTTATTTCAAAGAAAAATTAGTGAACTTCAAAAACCGTAAAATGGTCTGTTTCACGGGAGAATTCACAACCAATTTCAAGATACCGCAATATTTGGGCATTGGTAAACAAAGTGCGCGAGGATTTGGGGTAGTGGAGAGAGTAGAGGAGGAAGGATGA
- a CDS encoding OmpA family protein, with product MKKYLVFIIVFMLISSLSAATRYQMKKYPYYTSININLFRLAGNDAPGSIAKFNFGGRIGYNYTPNFALELSGNYGKTSPSDSETSGFTAWTSASILNADTEIINFDFAFRYNLLPNLGSNPFLKVGLGNMQWQVTNEDASEADDFNYDKKYNNLYAFAGIGLENRLSEHVSINLNYKRALIFGDTDNLLGDGESPDNITELGLELVIKFGRGVIEHVDLVNIDAVTFQFNSIKPTSSSKDVIKYVAEAMKKNPDLVLEIRGFTDNTGSDSVNLRMSKKRSMAVKQMLVDRGIAPTRLVTSAMGHQNPVATNSTPAGRALNRRVEFYELQK from the coding sequence ATGAAAAAGTATTTGGTCTTTATTATAGTTTTTATGTTGATATCATCACTTTCTGCTGCTACGCGCTATCAGATGAAAAAATATCCTTATTATACCAGTATAAATATCAATCTTTTCCGCCTGGCAGGAAATGATGCCCCAGGTTCTATTGCAAAATTTAATTTTGGCGGGAGAATAGGATATAATTATACTCCTAATTTTGCCCTGGAACTTTCTGGTAATTATGGAAAAACTTCTCCCAGCGATTCTGAAACCTCAGGATTTACTGCCTGGACTTCGGCCAGCATCCTTAATGCTGATACAGAGATAATTAACTTTGATTTTGCTTTCCGCTACAATCTGCTGCCAAATTTAGGATCGAACCCATTTCTAAAAGTTGGACTCGGCAATATGCAGTGGCAGGTTACAAATGAAGATGCTTCGGAAGCGGATGATTTTAATTATGATAAAAAGTATAATAATCTCTATGCTTTTGCTGGCATTGGACTGGAAAATAGACTAAGCGAACATGTCTCAATAAATCTCAATTATAAAAGAGCATTAATATTCGGTGATACAGATAATCTGCTGGGAGATGGTGAATCTCCTGATAATATTACTGAACTGGGGCTGGAACTGGTAATTAAATTTGGCCGTGGTGTTATCGAGCATGTGGATCTGGTTAATATTGATGCGGTAACTTTTCAATTTAATAGTATCAAACCGACAAGTTCTTCCAAAGATGTCATTAAATACGTTGCGGAAGCAATGAAAAAGAATCCTGATCTGGTTTTAGAGATCAGAGGTTTTACTGATAATACCGGATCTGATTCAGTCAATCTGAGAATGTCCAAAAAACGTTCTATGGCTGTTAAACAAATGCTGGTGGATAGAGGGATTGCACCCACCAGACTGGTGACTTCTGCTATGGGACATCAGAATCCTGTTGCCACGAATTCCACCCCCGCAGGTAGAGCACTAAATCGCCGCGTGGAATTTTACGAACTGCAAAAATAA
- a CDS encoding Mut7-C RNAse domain-containing protein produces MTKETKLPRFLLRENLSKLARDLRLLGYDAAIYNQISFHNLCRIAARENRIILTRSIGESKQKTDNHIIRIRAVHVDQQLLEIRSILKFDPSIIFSRCSLCNKILYEIDKKKIINFVPEYVLTHNSRFMICRFCGHIYWEGDHHQAIIKRLKYLFEEGKL; encoded by the coding sequence TTGACAAAGGAAACCAAACTCCCACGCTTTCTGCTTAGAGAAAATCTTTCTAAACTTGCTCGCGATCTTCGCTTACTTGGTTATGACGCTGCTATTTATAATCAGATCAGCTTTCACAATTTGTGCCGGATAGCTGCCCGTGAGAACAGGATCATACTCACCAGATCCATTGGTGAATCAAAGCAGAAAACAGATAATCATATCATCCGGATAAGAGCAGTCCATGTAGATCAACAATTACTTGAAATCAGATCAATTTTAAAATTTGATCCTTCGATAATTTTCTCCAGATGCTCATTATGTAATAAAATACTTTACGAGATTGATAAAAAAAAAATAATCAACTTTGTACCTGAGTATGTGTTGACACATAACTCCCGTTTCATGATCTGCAGGTTTTGCGGACATATTTACTGGGAGGGTGATCATCATCAGGCAATTATAAAACGCCTGAAATATCTGTTTGAGGAAGGAAAGTTATGA
- a CDS encoding ATP-binding cassette domain-containing protein yields MEKNIIEVRNLVAKYGERTVLNDISVDIKAGEITVILGSSGCGKTTLLKNILRLYEPYSGSVKIFDQEITTMDEPEYNLILKKIGVLFQGGALLNSISVAENLAIPLEQHTKLPDVIKDRIINLKLELVNLAYAKYLKPSELSGGMKKRVALARAIALDPDLLFCDEPSAGLDPITSADLDRLILNLKEKLNMAIVIVTHELASIHRIADSIIFLHKGKMLYHGSLEAVEDANIPEITEFFETGKFH; encoded by the coding sequence ATGGAAAAAAATATAATTGAAGTAAGAAACCTGGTCGCCAAATACGGTGAAAGAACCGTACTTAATGATATTAGTGTCGATATCAAAGCTGGAGAAATTACTGTAATTCTGGGCAGCAGCGGTTGCGGAAAAACTACCCTGCTTAAAAATATTCTCCGCTTATACGAACCGTATTCTGGCAGTGTGAAGATATTTGATCAGGAAATCACTACTATGGATGAACCAGAATATAATTTGATCCTCAAAAAGATTGGTGTTCTTTTTCAGGGAGGAGCTCTGCTGAATTCTATCTCGGTTGCTGAGAATCTGGCTATCCCCCTTGAGCAGCATACTAAATTGCCTGACGTTATCAAAGACAGGATAATTAATCTTAAATTGGAACTGGTTAATCTGGCTTATGCAAAATACCTGAAACCTTCTGAACTTTCTGGCGGTATGAAAAAGCGGGTTGCCCTGGCAAGAGCTATTGCACTTGATCCTGATCTGCTCTTTTGCGATGAACCTTCTGCCGGGCTGGATCCTATCACCAGTGCTGATCTGGATAGATTAATACTTAATCTTAAAGAAAAACTCAATATGGCAATTGTGATAGTAACTCATGAGCTTGCCAGTATCCATAGAATTGCTGATTCCATTATTTTCTTACATAAAGGAAAGATGCTTTATCATGGCAGCCTTGAAGCTGTAGAAGATGCCAATATTCCCGAAATAACAGAATTCTTTGAAACTGGAAAATTTCACTGA
- a CDS encoding MlaE family lipid ABC transporter permease subunit produces MIFEEPLNKETIHLIMQQLDKQNTKELKSFDFAQVERIDSSGVVFIEYLHSQFKNAEFINISSEIEFTLQAFKSDLDEEIVEPVQPGFFENTGDLIFKTLERSKEVMYLVSDILYWSVVGIFNHKGQRKDSVAQQMLLIGIDAIPIIGLLSFILGLILSLQSAAQLHQFGADIYLADLISVTMITEMGPMLTAIMVSGRSGSAIASEIATMTVTEEIDALKMMALNPIRFIVVPKFHAMTICMPLLVTLSMFVGVLGGAIIGTYYLNIAPGLFWSRVFAISSLRDFSIAIGKSIVFSWVIVIIGVYYGLNVKGGAEGVGKVTTASVVASIFWIIVLDAINSLIFYY; encoded by the coding sequence GTGATCTTTGAGGAGCCTCTTAATAAAGAGACGATTCATCTTATAATGCAGCAGCTTGATAAACAGAATACCAAAGAACTGAAATCTTTTGATTTTGCCCAGGTTGAGAGAATTGACAGTTCTGGCGTGGTATTCATAGAATATCTCCATTCTCAATTTAAAAATGCTGAATTTATAAATATATCTTCTGAAATAGAATTTACTCTCCAGGCCTTTAAAAGTGATCTTGACGAAGAGATCGTTGAACCTGTTCAACCTGGTTTTTTTGAGAATACTGGAGACCTGATATTCAAAACCCTGGAGCGATCTAAAGAGGTGATGTATCTGGTTTCCGATATTTTATACTGGTCTGTAGTGGGTATTTTTAATCATAAAGGTCAAAGGAAAGATTCTGTTGCTCAGCAGATGCTTCTGATAGGAATAGATGCCATTCCGATTATTGGGCTGTTGTCATTTATTCTCGGATTGATCCTGTCCTTGCAATCTGCAGCACAACTTCATCAGTTTGGCGCTGATATATATCTGGCTGACCTGATTTCCGTTACCATGATCACTGAGATGGGACCAATGCTTACTGCGATCATGGTTTCCGGCAGAAGTGGCTCTGCAATTGCCTCAGAAATTGCCACAATGACCGTGACTGAAGAGATTGACGCGCTAAAGATGATGGCATTGAACCCTATCAGATTTATAGTGGTTCCCAAATTTCATGCCATGACCATCTGCATGCCGCTTCTGGTGACGTTATCGATGTTTGTTGGAGTGCTGGGCGGAGCGATAATCGGAACTTATTATCTTAATATTGCCCCAGGACTTTTCTGGTCAAGAGTATTTGCTATATCCTCATTAAGGGATTTCAGTATTGCCATTGGCAAGAGCATAGTATTCTCCTGGGTGATCGTGATAATAGGCGTGTATTACGGATTGAATGTGAAGGGTGGAGCAGAAGGCGTGGGAAAAGTAACCACTGCATCTGTGGTTGCCTCCATATTCTGGATAATCGTGCTGGACGCAATTAACAGCTTGATATTTTATTATTAA